The nucleotide sequence TGACTACACCTATGACGGTATGCGGGACCGAGTGGAAAAAGCGTTACAAGAGCTAAATAGGGATTATATCGACTTGTTTATGTTACACGAACAAGAGAGCCGCTTGACGTTACAGGGCCACGCACCAGCGCTGGAGTATTTGGCTGCCGCCAAAGAAACAGGTAAAGTAAGAGCTATCGGAGTTTCCACCCATGTGGTGGAGGTAGTTCAAGCCTGCGCCGAGCACCCAATCATTGATGTGGTGCAACCGATAGTAAACGTTGCTGGCCTGGGAATAAAGGGTGGAACCTTACAAGATATGCTGGCAGCTATGAGTGCATTACGACAGGCTCAGCGGGGTGTCTATGCCATGAAGCCTCTGGGTGGGGGGAATTTGCTGAAGCGCTTTAGTCAAGCGTGGGAGTTTGTCTTGAATCTCGATTGCCTTGATGCAATAGCAGTTGGTATGAAGACGCCAGCCGAGGTCAAGGCTAATGTTAGAATCATCAAGGGCGAACAGAAGCCAGAAGACATCTCAGTTGCTATGGCGGTTAAAGAGAAACACCTGCATATTTCTGATTGGTGCCAAGGCTGTGGTCGCTGCGCCCAGCGGTGCCGCCAGAGGGCGCTCTATCTTCGAGATGGTAAAATGCATGTTGACCATGACCGTTGCTTGCTCTGTGGCTATTGCGCGGCGGTATGCCCCGAATTTTGTATAAAAGTTGTGTAAAGGGGTCAGGTTATGAGAGTGATGGGGTTAGATGTGGGAACGCGCACTATCGGTGTAGCTGTAAGCGATGCCTTGGGTCTTACCGCTCAGGGAGTGGAGGTGATACAGCGTCGTGATCTGGCACGAGACTTATCTCGCCTGCGCGAGCTCATGGCTGTCTATGAAGTGGAGGGTTTTGTCGTTGGTATACCCAGAAACATGAACGGTACTTATGGTCCAGCTGCTGAAGAGGCTCGCCGCTTCGGAGAGATAATCAGGGAACAATTACAGAAACCTGTTTTTGAAGAAGATGAGCGACTTACCACAGTGGCAGCGGAGAGAGTCTTATTGGACGCTGACCTAAGCCGACGACGGCGGCGTCAGGTAGTGGACAAAGTGGCAGCGACTTTAATACTGGAAAACTTTCTCGCTCGTCGAGCAAATAGAGATTGACAGCGATTACCTCCACAGGTACAATGAGCTTAATTTGAGAAACCGAGGTGATTGGAGTGGGTGAAGAACGTAACGACATCATCGTGTTGACTGACGAAGAAGGGGCAGAACATGAATTCCAGGTGGTAGACTACTTCAACGTGGACGAGAAAGAGTATGCTATTTTGTTACCTATGAATGATTTTGAGGAAGATGACGAAGAAGGGGAAGCCCTGATATTTCGGGTAGAAGACGACGAAGATGGGGATCAGATTTTGGTAGAAATTGAAGATGATGACGAATGGGAACGCGCAGCAGCCGAGTGGGAAGAGCGGCTAGCAGAGGAAGACTACGAAGAAGACGAAGAGTAACCGGGAAAGTCGATAATTTACTTGTTTCCATGCATAAATCGCCTCAAGCGGGGCACAATGTATGGCGAGAAAAGTTACTTATGGGGGAGCAATTTCTCTAGCGGGGTCAATGACAGCCCCGCTTTTTGTTGCTTTATAAGGGACAAGGTCGTATAATTACACCAAGGAAGGAAGTAGTGGAGCGTGTAAATTATGCCACCTACGGTGATAAGACGAAAAACAGGCCAACGGGTCCTGGTTGTAGCGTTAGTGGTCATGGCGTTCTTCTTATTAACGGCCAGTACTCTACTGCAACCACTTGAGCCCAGTACGACCGTCCCGGTAACGATTGAAATTCCTCCGGCGGCGACCGCGGCCGATGTGGCTCAGCTATTAAAAGAACAAGGACTCATAAGAAGTGCTTGCGCTTTTCGTCTGTTGGGCAAATTCACTGGTCAGGAAAAAATGATCAAAGCTGGACAGTATTGTCTGGCTCCGTCTGAGACACCTCAGGACATTTTGCAGACCTTAGCCAGGGGTCAGACTGTCAATAAGGAAGTCAAGGTTACTATTCCTGAAGGATATACCGTCAGGCAGATGGCTCGCCTATTGGCTGCCCAAGGGATAACTGACGAGACTGAATTTCTGGCCGTGGCTAAAGATGGCGGCCTGGTATCTGATTACTTTGGTAACGTGGCTTCGAGCGAAATAGACTGGCAATGGGAAGGTTTTTTCTTCCCGGACACCTATTTTTTGTTACCGAATACTCCGGCCGAGGAGATAGCGCAGAAAATGCTTCGGCGTATGGATGAGGTTTGGGCAGAGGAAATCCAGGGCTTGACTAATCTGCCGGCTGGGCTTTCACCACGGGAATTAATTACACTGGCTTCCCTGGTCGAGCGCGAAGCCAAAGTGGCTGCGGAACGTCCACTCATTGCAGCAGTGTTCTATAATCGTTTACATAAGAAGATGCCGCTTCAATCTTGTGCTACCGTGCAGTATCTTTTTCCGGAGCCGAAACCGGTGCTAAGTGAGGAAGATACCAAGGCATTGTCACCATACAATACTTATTTACATAGCGGTTTACCGCCAGGACCTATTGCTGCACCAGGACGGGCGGCTATTAGAGCGGTACTTAGGCCCAGCAATTCCGAAAAACTGTATTTTGTGGCCAAGCCTGACGGCAGCCATGCCTTTAGTATTACTTATGAAGAACACCTGGAAAATCAACGAAAATATCAGACTAAGTAAACCAGTCTCTTTACGAGACGAGGCAAGTTTTTAGTAGAGAAAGGTTTTAGAACAATGGTTAATGTTACACCGGTTACAGTCCTCATTCCGGCGTTTAATGAGGAACCACGAATAGGCGCTGTTTTAGAAGTGATCTGCAACATAGAGCGCCCCCATCGCATTGTAGTAATTGACGATGGCTCTAAGGATGGTACCAGTAAGGTGGCGAGTCAATATCCGGTGGACGTTCTCCGTCATCCACACAATCGCGGCAAAGGTGCAGCCTTGCAGACCGGAATTGACTACATAAAAGGCTCACCCCTGTGGCTATTTCTGGATGCTGACTTGATTAACCTGCGGCCAGACCATGTCGAAGAGCTCCTGCAGCCACTGGAAGCCGATGAGAGCCTGGGGATGACAGTGGGTGTTTTTCAAGGCGGGAAACTGAACGTGGACTTGGCCCAACAGTATTTTGGCATTTTGAATGGACAGCGGGGCTTTCGCGGAGTGTTCATCGAGAATGTTCCTTCACTCCACTGGTGTCGTTTTGGAGTGGAAATCTTCTTAAGTAAATTGGCCGACCACTATAGAGTCCCGGTATCATATCCAGCCCTGAAAGGTATTACTCACCACACAAAAGAGGAAAAGTTTGGTTTTGCCAACGGGTCATATCAGCGACTCAAAATGTATTATGAATGCTTGTACGCATTATTGAACTGGCGGAAATATTACATCGCCGACTTATACCTGCCTTGGTAAATTGAATGACGTCGCTTTCTTGATCTCTGGTCAGCCATAGGCGACCCTATCTGTGCTGTCATAAGGCGCCAAGAGGGGGCGATTCATTGCTACCTGGCAACGCCATCTTAAGTGTATTGGACTACCTGGAAGGGGAAGTAGGGTTATATCTAGAGGATGTTACTGTTGGAGACAAATTGGCGGTGAATCCAAATCAGATATTTCCGTCAGCCAGTATTATTAAGATCCCGGTCCTAGCGGCTTTGTTTAAGGCGGCGGCTGAAGGAAAAGTGGATCTTAATGCCAAGACAACCCTGAAGGCAGAGAATCGCGTCGGTGGAGGGGGAGTGCTGACTGAGCTCAGCATTAAGTTGCGGCCAACAGTGCTTGATCTGGCTACGCTGATGATTATCGTGAGCGACAATGCTGCCACCAATGAACTCATTGACTTGGTGGGAATGGACCAAGTAAACGACTTGGTTCGTAAGTTGGGATTAAAACAAACGGTACTACAACGCAAAATGATGGATCGCACGGCTGCCAAAGAGGGTAGAGACAACTTTACTTCGGCCCAGGATATGGGTTTGTTACTCCAATTGCTGGCAAAGGGCCAAGTAGTTAACGAAGAGGCTTCAACCAAGATAATTGATATCATGAAAAAGCAGCAGCTGCGAAATAAGTTGCCCTCACAGTTACCAAGAGAGGTGATAGTTGCCCACAAGACGGGCGATCTAGACTTTTTGGAACACGATGTGGGGATTTTCTTCCTGCCCGAGCGCACTTACATTCTCGCTATACTGACGGACAAACTTTCATCCAATGCTGCCGGCGCACAAGCCATCGCTGATGTTTCCCAAATTGTATACCAGACACTAAGAGAAGAATAGGCTTAAGCAATCTAGGAACATAACGCTTGGCCGGTTTTTCAGGTGGGATGTAATGGAGTTTGTGGATCTTTACTTAATTCCTTGTCGAGTGTCGGGAGAAAAAGTACAACTAAAGAAGCTTTCTCTGGTTTGATTGGTTCAGGGAAGGCTTTTCTTGTTCTTTGAATCGTAGAGCTCATTAATGTAGTTAAAACATGTTAACGGTGTAGGTGCCTATACCCCATAGATGCAGGAACTCGACCAACATATTGTCACTAGAGCAGACAAAAGCTTTGTGAACTAAAAAGAAGCAGTTCTCTCAGAAGCTGGGACTTTATCATACCCATAAGAAATGGTGCTATAACTTCAGGCAGAATCAATGGAGAACTAGGAGAGCTAGCATTGGGGCAGATGGCTGGAAGAAAGAACAAGAGCGAAATAACCCTGTTCAAAACCGTGGGAATTGCGGTTTATAGTGTAGTGACGGCTCACAGAGTTTACACCAAAGCCCTGGAGCAGGGCATTGGAACGGAAACTTAGATCTAAGGCAAAACCCCCTTTACTTTGCGGTTGCGTCCGAACTACACTACTTATGAGGTTGTCAATACTAAGTTCTTACAGACCATGGGCAAAAGCTACAGCCACCTTTAGCGCTTGGTAGGCGTCATTTAAGGTGACGGCTGGTTCGTAGTCCGGATTCTGCGCAGCTCGGCAAAGGTCTAGCAGGCCTTCTCGTATGCAGCTGCGATAAACGGTCCAGCGATCAGAGGACAGTTCAAGACAAAGTCTCAACCGGGCGGTAGCACGAAATTCCTTGTCTTGATTTCTTCGATGGGGTTGCAGCGAAGGTAGATGTTGGACGTTGCTGGATACTAATTCGATACCTATTCCCGGCAAGAATGTCCTTGCTTCTTGCATAAGCTGGCCCTTAATATAGGCTTCAACTTCCGGAGTAATTAGGGCATCTAAGCTGAGGTCAGTTGGTATCCATCCGGATATATGAGCATAAGCTTGTTCCCAAACCAGATTAAAGCTAGTGTCTTCAAATAGCTCCGGTTTTGTGAAACCATGATAGTAACTGACAATGCAGCCATTATCATGAACAGCGGTACCGACCACACGGTCGATAAGCGTTTCATTTGACCGTCTGAAGCTGTCGGTCTTTACTTGATTAACGGGACCAAAGAGCCAGTTTGTGAGGTCAAAAAAATGAACTCCGTGTTCAATCCAGATACCACCGCTTGTGGCTAGGTCCCAGAACCAATGATTAGGTGGCAGGTGGTCATCGTGAGCGTAGTTCTCCAGTAGGGCACGCTCCGCCTGGCCGAAGACGGATTTATCTTGTAACTGCTTGAGGATAAAGTAAAGAGGATTTCGCCGCATGACGAAATCAATACTGGCTTTTAGTCCACAGCTGTCAGCTAGCCGCTTAAGTTTAGCCATGTCGTTTGTATTCAAGGCGCCAGGCTTTTCTAAAAAAAGATGTTTGTTGGCGGCCAAGGTTTGCCAACCGAGCTTAGTATGGAGTACAGGGGGCGTAGCCACCACGACCACGCTCAAGTTTTTGTCTCCTAATAGCTGTTCAGCAGCATCATAGGGTCGGACCTCTGGGAATTTCATACCTAACCACTCACGCCGCTCGGGGTTCGGTTCGGCTATTGCTACCAAGCACAGGCTTGGAGTATTGACGATGGTGTCAGCTATGAGTTCCCCGAACCAGCCAAAGCCAATAATTCCTATTCCTATCGTTTCCATTATTGTCCCTCCCCGTAAAGTGTGCACCGGGGAAACGTATTTCATTCCGGTTTAACCAGCTCACAGCTGGCTCACGGCAAGGGCCTCAGCTGGCTTCACAGAGTATCTGGTAGAAGACCAGGCTAACTATATGATAGAATAGGAGCTGAAAACCTAAGGACAAATGGGAGAACTGGTGTTTCAGTACAACATCGCCTGATCTAAGGACGTACATCTGGAGGAAGCCATGAGATCTATTAATTGTTTCAGAAAGTTGATACTGCTAATGTTTGGACTATTCCTGTTCAGCATTGGCATCCTACTTACGATTCATTCTCAACTAGGGGCGGCACCATGGGATACATTTCAGATCGGTTTTGTTAACCACACTGGACTTACATTAGGACAAGTATCTCAGATCGTAGGTGCGACCATTATCCTGGTCAATATTGTGATGAAAGAAGTGCCAGGTTGGGCCACAATCCTAAACATGTACTTTATAGGTTACTTTATCGATCTAATTGAAGTGTTCTGGCTGATTCCCACTGCCCGGGGCCTATTAGGTAAGATAGTGATGCTGCTGGCCGGTATAATCATAATGAGCTGGGGTACGTATTTTTATATAAACACCGGGTGGGGTGCAGGTCCGAGGGACGGGCTCATGCTCGGATTATCGAGACGCCTCTCTATTAACGTGGGGAAGGCCAGAACGGTAATAGAGATTTCTGTTGCTGCAGCCGGATTTGCCTTGGGAGCAAAGCCAGGGATAGGGACGATTTTATTCGCGCTGCTTATAGGTCCGGCAGTTCAGATTACTTACCGCCTCGGGGGAAAGGACCCTAAGACAGTCAAGCATCGGACGTTAGTGGACGATTACAACGCGCTTGTTTCCCTGAGAAAAAGGCCTGCGAGCGTAGAAAAAACACTAAGGATAAGCGAAGACAGCTGACTGTGAGGAGCGTCAACCGATACCATGCTGTTGAGCCCAGATTAAATGGTTGACCATCAATCTGGGCTGACTTTTTCCTTGTCGAGGTGTGTATTGTGTATGCTTTTCTGAAGTGTTTATACAAGTGCCTTTTTAAGTTAACTGGAGGTATAGAGGTTTCCGGCCAAAACCAGATCCCACCCAAAGGCCCTTTTGTGCTTGTGGCTAATCATCAGAGCTTAATCGATCCACTTGTGCTCATGGTGTGTATCCCGCGTAAGATTACTTTTCTCGCAGCAGCTTATGTGTTCAAAATTCCCTTGATAGGTGTTCTTGTTAGGACCGTTGGGGCTTTGCCGGTAAACAGTCCCCGGGGATATCTCAAAAGTGTAAGACAGTCTCTTTCACAGCTTTCCAAAGGAGGCGTTATCGGGGTTTTCCCTAAAGGGGGAGTCAGCCTTGACGGTCAGCTGAAACCTTTCTTGCCTGGATGGGCTTATCTGGCCTCAAAAGCAAGAGTACCGGCCATACCGGTAGCTAT is from Bacillota bacterium and encodes:
- a CDS encoding 4Fe-4S binding protein, translated to MVERRKLGRSGLVVSRLCLGTLTIGPLQANLTLAEGARVIRTALEEGIDFIETADSYRTYDYIRRALVGWTQPVVIASRSYDYTYDGMRDRVEKALQELNRDYIDLFMLHEQESRLTLQGHAPALEYLAAAKETGKVRAIGVSTHVVEVVQACAEHPIIDVVQPIVNVAGLGIKGGTLQDMLAAMSALRQAQRGVYAMKPLGGGNLLKRFSQAWEFVLNLDCLDAIAVGMKTPAEVKANVRIIKGEQKPEDISVAMAVKEKHLHISDWCQGCGRCAQRCRQRALYLRDGKMHVDHDRCLLCGYCAAVCPEFCIKVV
- the ruvX gene encoding Holliday junction resolvase RuvX; amino-acid sequence: MRVMGLDVGTRTIGVAVSDALGLTAQGVEVIQRRDLARDLSRLRELMAVYEVEGFVVGIPRNMNGTYGPAAEEARRFGEIIREQLQKPVFEEDERLTTVAAERVLLDADLSRRRRRQVVDKVAATLILENFLARRANRD
- a CDS encoding DUF1292 domain-containing protein encodes the protein MGEERNDIIVLTDEEGAEHEFQVVDYFNVDEKEYAILLPMNDFEEDDEEGEALIFRVEDDEDGDQILVEIEDDDEWERAAAEWEERLAEEDYEEDEE
- the mltG gene encoding endolytic transglycosylase MltG; the encoded protein is MPPTVIRRKTGQRVLVVALVVMAFFLLTASTLLQPLEPSTTVPVTIEIPPAATAADVAQLLKEQGLIRSACAFRLLGKFTGQEKMIKAGQYCLAPSETPQDILQTLARGQTVNKEVKVTIPEGYTVRQMARLLAAQGITDETEFLAVAKDGGLVSDYFGNVASSEIDWQWEGFFFPDTYFLLPNTPAEEIAQKMLRRMDEVWAEEIQGLTNLPAGLSPRELITLASLVEREAKVAAERPLIAAVFYNRLHKKMPLQSCATVQYLFPEPKPVLSEEDTKALSPYNTYLHSGLPPGPIAAPGRAAIRAVLRPSNSEKLYFVAKPDGSHAFSITYEEHLENQRKYQTK
- a CDS encoding glycosyltransferase, with protein sequence MVNVTPVTVLIPAFNEEPRIGAVLEVICNIERPHRIVVIDDGSKDGTSKVASQYPVDVLRHPHNRGKGAALQTGIDYIKGSPLWLFLDADLINLRPDHVEELLQPLEADESLGMTVGVFQGGKLNVDLAQQYFGILNGQRGFRGVFIENVPSLHWCRFGVEIFLSKLADHYRVPVSYPALKGITHHTKEEKFGFANGSYQRLKMYYECLYALLNWRKYYIADLYLPW
- a CDS encoding serine hydrolase; amino-acid sequence: MLPGNAILSVLDYLEGEVGLYLEDVTVGDKLAVNPNQIFPSASIIKIPVLAALFKAAAEGKVDLNAKTTLKAENRVGGGGVLTELSIKLRPTVLDLATLMIIVSDNAATNELIDLVGMDQVNDLVRKLGLKQTVLQRKMMDRTAAKEGRDNFTSAQDMGLLLQLLAKGQVVNEEASTKIIDIMKKQQLRNKLPSQLPREVIVAHKTGDLDFLEHDVGIFFLPERTYILAILTDKLSSNAAGAQAIADVSQIVYQTLREE
- a CDS encoding Gfo/Idh/MocA family oxidoreductase, producing the protein METIGIGIIGFGWFGELIADTIVNTPSLCLVAIAEPNPERREWLGMKFPEVRPYDAAEQLLGDKNLSVVVVATPPVLHTKLGWQTLAANKHLFLEKPGALNTNDMAKLKRLADSCGLKASIDFVMRRNPLYFILKQLQDKSVFGQAERALLENYAHDDHLPPNHWFWDLATSGGIWIEHGVHFFDLTNWLFGPVNQVKTDSFRRSNETLIDRVVGTAVHDNGCIVSYYHGFTKPELFEDTSFNLVWEQAYAHISGWIPTDLSLDALITPEVEAYIKGQLMQEARTFLPGIGIELVSSNVQHLPSLQPHRRNQDKEFRATARLRLCLELSSDRWTVYRSCIREGLLDLCRAAQNPDYEPAVTLNDAYQALKVAVAFAHGL
- a CDS encoding membrane protein, encoding MRSINCFRKLILLMFGLFLFSIGILLTIHSQLGAAPWDTFQIGFVNHTGLTLGQVSQIVGATIILVNIVMKEVPGWATILNMYFIGYFIDLIEVFWLIPTARGLLGKIVMLLAGIIIMSWGTYFYINTGWGAGPRDGLMLGLSRRLSINVGKARTVIEISVAAAGFALGAKPGIGTILFALLIGPAVQITYRLGGKDPKTVKHRTLVDDYNALVSLRKRPASVEKTLRISEDS
- a CDS encoding 1-acyl-sn-glycerol-3-phosphate acyltransferase; translated protein: MVYAFLKCLYKCLFKLTGGIEVSGQNQIPPKGPFVLVANHQSLIDPLVLMVCIPRKITFLAAAYVFKIPLIGVLVRTVGALPVNSPRGYLKSVRQSLSQLSKGGVIGVFPKGGVSLDGQLKPFLPGWAYLASKARVPAIPVAISGTRQVLPVGKYVPCRDRIRVSIGEPFPPVDDLKLSRHDIEELNEKMEKTISLLLD